Proteins encoded together in one Capricornis sumatraensis isolate serow.1 chromosome 3, serow.2, whole genome shotgun sequence window:
- the NPPC gene encoding C-type natriuretic peptide produces MHLSQLLACALLLSLLSLRPSEAKPGAPPKVPRTPPGEEVAEPQAAGGGQKKGDKTPGGGGANLKDDRSRLLRDLRVDTKSRAAWTRLLHEHPNARKYKGGNKKGLSKGCFGLKLDRIGSMSGLGC; encoded by the exons ATGCACCTCTCCCAGCTGCTGGCCTGCGCCCTGCTGCTCTCACTCCTCTCGCTCCGGCCCTCCGAAGCCAAGCCCGGGGCGCCGCCAAAG GTCCCGCGAACTCCGCCCGGCGAGGAGGTGGCCGAGCCCCAGGCTGCGGGCGGCGGTCAGAAGAAGGGCGACAAGACTCCCGGGGGCGGCGGCGCCAATCTCAAGGACGACCGGTCGCGACTGCTTCGGGACCTGCGCGTGGACACCAAGTCTCGGGCGGCGTGGACCCGCCTGCTGCACGAGCACCCCAACGCGCGCAAATACAAAGGAGGCAACAAGAAGGGTTTGTCCAAGGGCTGCTTCGGCCTCAAGCTGGACAGGATCGGCTCCATGAGCGGCCTGGGTTGTTAA